A region from the Chanodichthys erythropterus isolate Z2021 chromosome 5, ASM2448905v1, whole genome shotgun sequence genome encodes:
- the eif4eb gene encoding eukaryotic translation initiation factor 4eb isoform X2, with product MRPVNDSRKMATAEPEINSNSCKSEEENSEETNLEIVSPESYIKHPLQNRWSLWFFKNDKSKTWQANLRLISKFDTVEDFWALYNHIQLSSNLMSGCDYSLFKDGIEPMWEDERNKRGGRWLITLNKQQRKYDLDRFWLETLLCLIGEAFDDYSDDVCGAVVNIRTKGDKIAVWTTDYENRDAVTHIGRVYKERLGIPMNMTIGYQSHADTATKSGSTTKNKFVV from the exons ATGAGGCCTGTGAACGACTCACGTAAAATGGCGACGGCGGAGCCG GAAATAAACTCAAATTCTTGTAAGAGTGAAGAGGAGAACTCAGAAGAGACCAATCTGGAGATTGTCAGCCCTGAGAGCTACATCAAACACCCCCTACAGAACAG ATGGTCTTTATGGTTCTTCAAAAATGACAAGAGCAAAACATGGCAGGCCAACCTCAGGCTGATCTCCAAATTTGACACCGTAGAGGATTTTTGGGc GCTTTACAACCACATTCAGCTCTCCAGTAATTTGATGTCGGGATGTGACTACTCTCTTTTCAAG GATGGTATTGAGCCCATGTGGGAGGATGAGAGGAATAAAAGAGGAGGCCGCTGGCTCATCACTCTCAACAAGCAGCAGAGGAAGTATGACCTGGACCGCTTTTGGTTGGAAACT CTGCTGTGCCTCATCGGTGAGGCCTTTGACGACTACAGCGACGATGTGTGCGGGGCTGTGGTCAATATTCGAACGAAAGGAGATAAAATCGCCGTCTGGACAACTGATTATGAGAACAGAGATGCTGTAACGCACATAGG GAGGGTGTACAAGGAACGGTTAGGCATCCCTATGAATATGACCATTGGCTACCAGTCTCATGCTGACACGGCCACTAAGAGTGGCTCCACTACTAAGAACAAGTTTGTGGTCTGA
- the eif4eb gene encoding eukaryotic translation initiation factor 4eb isoform X1, with protein sequence MAQQVWLKVDKACSSREINSNSCKSEEENSEETNLEIVSPESYIKHPLQNRWSLWFFKNDKSKTWQANLRLISKFDTVEDFWALYNHIQLSSNLMSGCDYSLFKDGIEPMWEDERNKRGGRWLITLNKQQRKYDLDRFWLETLLCLIGEAFDDYSDDVCGAVVNIRTKGDKIAVWTTDYENRDAVTHIGRVYKERLGIPMNMTIGYQSHADTATKSGSTTKNKFVV encoded by the exons ATGGCTCAACAAGTTTGGCTGAAAGTTGACAAGGCTTGTTCTAGTCGC GAAATAAACTCAAATTCTTGTAAGAGTGAAGAGGAGAACTCAGAAGAGACCAATCTGGAGATTGTCAGCCCTGAGAGCTACATCAAACACCCCCTACAGAACAG ATGGTCTTTATGGTTCTTCAAAAATGACAAGAGCAAAACATGGCAGGCCAACCTCAGGCTGATCTCCAAATTTGACACCGTAGAGGATTTTTGGGc GCTTTACAACCACATTCAGCTCTCCAGTAATTTGATGTCGGGATGTGACTACTCTCTTTTCAAG GATGGTATTGAGCCCATGTGGGAGGATGAGAGGAATAAAAGAGGAGGCCGCTGGCTCATCACTCTCAACAAGCAGCAGAGGAAGTATGACCTGGACCGCTTTTGGTTGGAAACT CTGCTGTGCCTCATCGGTGAGGCCTTTGACGACTACAGCGACGATGTGTGCGGGGCTGTGGTCAATATTCGAACGAAAGGAGATAAAATCGCCGTCTGGACAACTGATTATGAGAACAGAGATGCTGTAACGCACATAGG GAGGGTGTACAAGGAACGGTTAGGCATCCCTATGAATATGACCATTGGCTACCAGTCTCATGCTGACACGGCCACTAAGAGTGGCTCCACTACTAAGAACAAGTTTGTGGTCTGA